A stretch of the Hydra vulgaris chromosome 09, alternate assembly HydraT2T_AEP genome encodes the following:
- the LOC136084967 gene encoding tigger transposable element-derived protein 2-like, producing the protein MQIFTNKEETSLSDYLLRASKLHYGLSTKTTRKLAYEFAMTLSKRIPKSWKILQIAGKQWLRGFMLRRNELSLRNSEATSMARATAFNRYTVGEFFTNLKDVRLRHKFQPQNIYNVDETGLTTVQKPVKVVAEKGDKQVGRITSAERGTLVAVCCAVNAIGNSIPPFFIFPRVHFKGSMLNGGPPGCVGVAHPSGWINCAMFFEWMKHFIQNVKCSPANPVLLLLDNHESHVSIVYLDLAKKNGITMLSFPPHCSHKLQPLDRSVYGPLKRYYNTACDDWVVSNPRPMTIYDIAAVVRKAYAQAFTLSNISAGFAVAGIEPFNPNIFSDNEFLASYVTDRPEPITANPSPGIIDPVSAIVHAPAFNQSLMSSLSSRPACSVLPIQPISDPVSQLSSVSINISHQASLEKIRPFPKAGSRKFIKGRKRQRTRILADTPVRNELNRLQEMKKKSQSKKKKYEKQNKIFVTRKRKLDLESNEKKNIESR; encoded by the coding sequence ATGCAAATCTTTACCAACAAAGAAGAAACATCTTTATCAGACTATCTTTTAAGGGCTTCAAAACTTCACTATGGATTGTCAACCAAAACAACACGAAAACTTGCCTATGAATTTGCAATGACTCTTTCTAAGCGCATTCCTAAATCCtggaaaattttacaaattgcTGGGAAACAGTGGCTTCGTGGTTTTATGTTACGTAGGAATGAGTTATCTTTACGAAATTCAGAAGCTACTAGTATGGCACGAGCAACTGCTTTTAATCGTTATACAGTCGGAGAATTTTTCACCAATCTAAAAGATGTTCGTCTGCGACACAAATTTCAGccacaaaacatatataatgttgatgagaCAGGTCTTACAACCGTTCAAAAACCAGTTAAAGTAGTTGCTGAAAAAGGAGATAAACAAGTTGGAAGGATAACTTCAGCAGAAAGAGGGACATTGGTAGCAGTTTGTTGTGCAGTTAATGCAATAGGAAACTCAATCCccccattttttatttttccaagagTTCATTTCAAAGGAAGTATGTTAAATGGTGGTCCACCTGGATGTGTTGGGGTTGCACACCCATCTGGCTGGATAAATTGTGCAATGTTTTTTGAGtggatgaaacattttattcaaaatgtgaaATGTTCACCAGCTAATCCAGTGCTTTTACTTCTTGACAACCACGAGAGCCATGTTTCAATTGTGTATTTagatttagctaaaaaaaatggcaTAACTATGCTGTCCTTTCCACCACATTGTAGTCACAAGCTGCAGCCATTAGATCGGTCAGTTTATGGGCCTTTGAAACGTTATTACAATACAGCCTGTGATGATTGGGTTGTATCAAATCCAAGACCGATGACCATATATGATATAGCTGCAGTTGTAAGGAAAGCTTATGCACAAGCTTTTACTTTGTCTAACATTTCTGCAGGATTTGCTGTGGCAGGAATTGAACCCTTTAATCCTAACATATTTTCTGATAATGAGTTTTTGGCTTCATATGTAACAGATCGTCCAGAACCTATTACTGCTAACCCATCTCCAGGTATTATTGATCCAGTTTCTGCTATTGTTCATGCCCCAGCTTTTAATCAATCATTGATGTCAAGTCTGTCATCAAGGCCAGCTTGTAGTGTATTGCCAATTCAGCCTATATCTGACCCTGTAAGTCAACTATCCAGTGTTTCTATTAATATCTCTCATCAAGCAAGTCTAGAAAAAATTAGGCCATTTCCGAAAGCTGGATCAAGGAAGTTCATTAAAGGACGTAAGCGTCAGCGTACCCGAATACTCGCAGACACCCCTGTTCGAAATGAACTAAATAGGCTTcaggaaatgaaaaaaaagtctcagtcaaaaaagaaaaaatatgaaaagcaaaataAGATCTTCGTGACAAGGAAAAGAAAACTTGATcttgaaagtaatgaaaaaaaaaacattgagtctcggtaa
- the LOC136084968 gene encoding uncharacterized protein LOC136084968: MPFVSAKKEDTIKAEKLANSLANKNYTSFWSIVTSIRSDKCSLPPSIVSASGTDNVCHMWYNNYSTLFNSVKPTCNINDNFIVKHCNLLKDDVYLVTPDEVQSIINCMSCGKAADHFGLQLEHYLYASPNYFNILSLYFSSMLCHGYMPSHSVISPVVKDKNGDISDSANYRLIALVTIFSKILEDIFVSRINESFTGTPNQFGFKKNHSTFMPVLTLKDILNFYLLHGSNMHVAFIDITQILWGGILSKTFSISNGVRQGGVLSPLLFNIYINDLSALLNKTTVGCCLGPSLVDHLLYADDIVLCAASAKDLQILLNLCSSYAVKHDIVYNNIMSQIMCFEIYKPFINSPSFTLSGMVLTYTSHYKYLAHLISNDMQDDKDILKHVRSIYAKANLIRRKFSSTQIPTKIMLFNAFCSPIYGCQLRYLWRKDSFHRLCIAYNNALRLILNKPPWNSASELFVKHGAHSLNVVIRKQQYSSLLLLQNSENLFIKAFVNSDRFLQSPLMLKWRAELYL; encoded by the exons ATGCCATTCGTTTCTGCAAAAAAAGAAGATACTATAAAAGCAGAAAAGCTGGCAAACAGTTTAGCAAATAAGAACTATACCAGCTTCTGGTCTATCGTAACTTCTATTCGCAGCGATAAATGTAGCCTTCCACCTTCTATTGTCTCTGCCTCAGGTACTGATAATGTATGCCACATGTGGTATAATAACTATTCCACCCTGTTCAACTCAGTCAAGCCAACATGCAATATAAATGACAACTTTATAGTTAAACACTGTAATCTTCTTAAAGATGATGTCTATCTTGTCACTCCTGATGAAGTCCAATCTATCATAAATTGTATGTCCTGTGGAAAAGCAGCTGACCATTTTGGACTTCAGTTGGAGCATTATCTCTATGCTAGCccaaattactttaatattttgtctttatattttTCCTCTATGCTTTGCCATGGATACATGCCTTCACACTCTGTTATTTCTCCTGTGGTTAAAGATAAGAATGGTGACATCTCCGATTCTGCTAATTATCGTCTAATTGCTTTGGTGACAATTTTCTCCAAGATTTTGGAAGATATTTTTGTCTCACGCATTAATGAAAGTTTCACTGGGACTCCAAACCAATTCGGATTTAAGAAAAACCATAGCACTTTTATGCCAGTTCTtactttaaaagatattttaaacttttacctACTACATGGCTCAAATATGCATGTGGCATTTATTGACATTA CTCAGATCCTTTGGGGTGGAATATTATCCAAAACATTTAGTATCAGTAATGGAGTGCGACAAGGAGGTGTACTGTCTCCTcttctatttaatatatatattaacgatCTTAGTGCTTTACTCAATAAAACTACCGTAGGCTGTTGCTTGGGTCCTTCTCTTGTTGACCATCTTCTTTATGCTGATGATATTGTCCTGTGTGCAGCCTCAGCCAAAGATCTCCAGATCTTACTTAATTTATGCTCCAGTTATGCTGTGAAACATGATAtagtttataacaatattatgtcTCAAATAAtgtgttttgaaatttataaaccATTTATAAATAGCCCTAGTTTCACATTATCTGGCATGGTACTCACATACACTAGTCATTATAAATATCTGGCTCACTTGATCTCAAACGATATGCAGGATgacaaagatattttaaaacacgTACGCTCTATCTATGCTAAAGCTAACCTCATTCGTAGAAAGTTCAGCTCTACACAAATACCAACAAAAATCATGTTATTTAATGCCTTCTGCAGCCCAATCTATGGATGTCAGCTGAGGTATCTTTGGAGAAAAGACTCATTCCATCGCCTATGTATTGCATATAATAATGCACTTCGTTTGATATTAAACAAGCCACCATGGAACAGTGCAAGTGAATTATTTGTGAAACATGGTGCTCATTCACTTAATGTTGTTATTCGCAAGCAACAATACTCCTCACTGTTATTGCTGCAGAATAGTGAGAACCTCTTCATAAAAGCTTTTGTTAACTCAGACAGGTTTTTGCAGTCTCCATTGATGCTTAAATGGAGAGCTGAGTTATATTTATAA